Part of the Sulfurimonas denitrificans DSM 1251 genome is shown below.
TCGCCATAAAAGTCACTAAGTAGTTTTTGCCAATCATTTTGCCCCTCTGCTATCTCATCAAGCTTTTCTTCCATGTTTGCCGTAAAGGAGAGATCAACGATGTTTGAGAAGTTTTTCTCTAAAATCTCGGTAACTGTAAATGCCATCTCTGTCGGAATAATCTGCTTTTTCTCAATAGTCACGTAAGTGCGGTTACTAAGAGTTGCTATAGTTGGAGCATAAGTAGAAGGTCGTCCAATCCCCTCACTCTCAAGTTTTTTGATAAGTGCAGCTTCAGAGTAACGAGCTGGTGGCTCTGTAAAGTGCTGAGTTGACTCTATCTTTTGGATTTGAGCACTTTGCCCTTCACTTAGAGATGGAAGAAGTTTGTCTTTATCTTCTGCTCCAGTGAGAGCGTAAAAACCATCAAATGTTAATTTTCTACCGATTGCTTTGTATTCGTTATTTGCTCCGCTAAAGATAATGCTTTGTTGCTCAAATACAGCATCATTCATTTGACAAGAGACAAAGCGCTCATATATAAGGCGATATAGTTTTATCTCATCTGGTTTTAAAAATGAAGCTGCCACCTCTGGAGTAAACGCAAGCATAGTAGGGCGAATAGCTTCGTGAGCTTCTTGTGCGCCTTTTGCCTTTTTAGTGTAAATTTTAGGCTCTGCTGGGAGATATTTTTTGCCAAATCTGCTCTCAATAAGACCACGAACAGCAGTTAGCGCTTCATGTGCTAAGTTTAGTGAATCTGTTCTCATGTAGGTGATAACACCGCTTGTTCCGCTTGGAGTTTTAACACCTTCATAAAGAGTTTGTGCGACCATCATAGTTTTCTTAGGAGTAAACCCTAGTTTGCTTGAAGCGACTTGTTGAAGAGTTGATGTCATAAATGGCGGTGGAGTTGCACTTCTTCTCTCTTTAGTCTCTATCTTAGAGATAATAAAACTATCTTCTTTTACACTTTTTACTATTGAAGATGCATCAGCTTTGTTTGTGATTGAGAGTTTTGAGAGCTTCTCTCCCATGTGAGATATAAGAGAAGCTTCTATATCTTTTGCAAAGAGTGTATCTATAGTCCAGTACTCTTCTGCTACAAACGCTCTTATCTCTCTCTCACGGTCAACTACAAGTTTTAGTGTTGATGATTGCACACGTCCAGCGGAGAGCCCCTTTTGGATTTTTGAGCTAAGAAGCGGAGAGAGTTTATAGCCAACTACACGGTCAAGGATACGACGTGCTTGTTGAGCGTTTACCATATCCATATCTATCTTTCTAGCGTTTAAGAGTGCGTTTTCTA
Proteins encoded:
- the topA gene encoding type I DNA topoisomerase, which produces MNLIIVESPAKAKTIKNFLGKEYEVIASKGHIRDLPKSRFGITVDENSHLIPAYSVAKENAATVKEITTLAKKSDIIYIATDEDREGEAIGWHIAHAIKKDPAELPRIVFHEITKTAIENALLNARKIDMDMVNAQQARRILDRVVGYKLSPLLSSKIQKGLSAGRVQSSTLKLVVDREREIRAFVAEEYWTIDTLFAKDIEASLISHMGEKLSKLSITNKADASSIVKSVKEDSFIISKIETKERRSATPPPFMTSTLQQVASSKLGFTPKKTMMVAQTLYEGVKTPSGTSGVITYMRTDSLNLAHEALTAVRGLIESRFGKKYLPAEPKIYTKKAKGAQEAHEAIRPTMLAFTPEVAASFLKPDEIKLYRLIYERFVSCQMNDAVFEQQSIIFSGANNEYKAIGRKLTFDGFYALTGAEDKDKLLPSLSEGQSAQIQKIESTQHFTEPPARYSEAALIKKLESEGIGRPSTYAPTIATLSNRTYVTIEKKQIIPTEMAFTVTEILEKNFSNIVDLSFTANMEEKLDEIAEGQNDWQKLLSDFYGDFLAQVEEGKTNIVSLKMATPLGRACPKCGEELLLRSGRFGEFIACSAFPKCKYTEQVEGEKKEGEENAQSSSSDEICDKCGKEMVTKNGRNGPFLACSGYPDCKNTKSINVEEKTSETPCPDCGGKISLKNSRRGPFWGCENYPTCKFISKFEPSKYKCRESGCDGALAFRVFRGKEIYECIKCKAKTPAQEIVAE